One region of Oscillatoria salina IIICB1 genomic DNA includes:
- a CDS encoding aminotransferase class I/II-fold pyridoxal phosphate-dependent enzyme, translated as MQVVKEYVQRWYESGLDPDEFICHAKQGNLVDIEAPTTGKRQTVLTFCTNDVLGLTQSDRVKQAAIDSILQYGTSNSSCSVLSGRIDLHRQLEEEISQFKHLPHTQLFLNAWMAMQALVDAFCHLAIPVPGFQHTKETLIMTDVLNHGCIVSAVVNAGTRSGKVFGHSPQVRVKAYRHCNVEDLARKLKRYARPDERIMVVSDAVFSMDGDIAPLPEMLDVLENYDGSVLLMDEAHASGAIGATGRGIYEHFGILPEQAIARGIVPLILTTFSKFAASAGAAISTHVAEFKPLLNVSPTSIGTISLPPASTAAALESIRQVRQSPELVQRLQANTRYLRSRLAETGFSAIGETNVIPVILPPEINPKIFAREIMSNHGIWISPIWFIAKPRLRITVNSLHTQEEMDRLIAALVATRDLLYRPTISA; from the coding sequence GTGCAAGTTGTGAAAGAGTACGTTCAGCGCTGGTACGAAAGCGGACTAGATCCAGATGAATTTATTTGTCATGCTAAACAAGGTAATCTGGTTGACATTGAAGCGCCTACTACTGGCAAACGTCAAACAGTGCTAACTTTTTGCACTAATGACGTTTTGGGTTTGACTCAATCAGATCGAGTCAAGCAAGCAGCTATTGATTCGATTCTTCAATATGGTACGTCAAATAGTTCCTGCTCGGTTTTGAGCGGTCGTATAGACTTACACCGTCAATTGGAAGAAGAAATTTCTCAGTTTAAGCATCTACCCCACACCCAACTGTTTCTTAACGCTTGGATGGCGATGCAAGCTTTGGTGGATGCTTTTTGTCATTTGGCTATTCCCGTTCCAGGATTTCAGCATACCAAAGAGACGTTAATTATGACCGATGTTCTCAACCACGGTTGTATTGTCTCGGCGGTAGTCAATGCTGGCACTCGTTCTGGTAAAGTATTCGGTCATAGTCCCCAAGTACGAGTCAAAGCTTATCGTCACTGCAACGTCGAAGATTTAGCTCGGAAATTAAAACGATATGCTCGTCCTGATGAGAGAATTATGGTAGTTTCTGATGCAGTGTTCTCGATGGACGGGGATATTGCTCCTCTCCCGGAAATGCTGGACGTACTAGAAAATTATGACGGTAGCGTGTTATTAATGGACGAAGCTCATGCTAGCGGTGCGATCGGTGCGACGGGAAGGGGAATTTACGAACATTTTGGGATTTTACCCGAACAGGCGATCGCTCGAGGTATCGTCCCTTTGATTTTAACCACTTTTTCTAAGTTTGCAGCTTCGGCTGGGGCGGCGATTAGCACTCATGTTGCCGAATTTAAACCTTTGTTGAACGTTTCTCCTACTTCTATTGGTACAATTTCTTTACCACCAGCAAGTACGGCTGCGGCTTTGGAGAGTATTCGTCAGGTGCGCCAATCTCCTGAGTTGGTGCAAAGGTTGCAAGCTAATACTCGTTACTTGCGAAGTCGTCTGGCGGAAACAGGTTTTTCCGCGATCGGTGAAACTAATGTCATCCCCGTCATTTTACCCCCAGAGATTAATCCGAAAATCTTTGCGCGGGAGATCATGTCAAACCACGGCATTTGGATTTCACCAATTTGGTTTATCGCTAAACCTCGTCTCCGCATTACGGTTAATTCTCTCCATACTCAAGAGGAAATGGATCGTTTGATTGCTGCTTTGGTAGCAACGCGAGACTTACTTTATCGACCGACAATTAGTGCATAA